From Poecile atricapillus isolate bPoeAtr1 chromosome Z, bPoeAtr1.hap1, whole genome shotgun sequence, one genomic window encodes:
- the LOC131572631 gene encoding serine/threonine-protein kinase PAK 3-like, giving the protein MTSVAFPLSAGVGNGGTESSQGLEHPGSEVLSGAELLSAAQAMERVCAAVCTAFSVAYSGYFFTHLARHIARAWRQSGPWVSGKAAFGIGRVNGCGSPKPTSEPPVAVCLPEEEAKGREDALQAAPAATAGPEHPASSARAASAPALAASVPEEEAEEEEGANEPVPAVSPWPEQATSSSTSSVAAPAQSSAAGSEEASRPEAGNFSTSSSCTWSTSSSSGSTDGLRERKKDECLAMLRMLVSEGDPEAKYTELETIGKGGFGTVCTAVETATGEEVAIKKISLLEDSSSELCVNEIQVMRDNRNSNIVNYIDSYLVDEDLWLVMEYMDGGSLHDVIRETRMAEGEIATVSRECLQGLDFLHCKQVIHRDIKSHNILLGLDGSVKLADFGLAAQLTAEQNKRRSAVGTTYWMAPETFLRKPYGPKVDIWSLGIVGIEMVEGAPPYLMKTSRTVQQLISSGGSPKLQNPRQQSPWLRDFLHCCLETDEDRRWSAQELLQHPFVTSAKPPSSLTPLIMAAQQFMADRRY; this is encoded by the exons ATGACGTCGGTAGCCTTTCCCTTGTCCGCTGGTGTAGGAAATGGAGGCACAGAAAGCTCTCAAGGCCTTGAGCATCCAGGCTCAGAG GTGTTGTCCggtgcagagctgctcagcgCTGCTCAAGCCATGGAGAGAGTGTGTGCTGCAGTTTGCACGGCTTTCTCTGTGGCTTATTCTGGGTACTTTTTCACCCACCTGGCCC GTCACATTGCCCGGGCCTGGAGACAATCTGGTCCATGGGTGAGTGGGAAAGCAGCCTTTGGCATTGGTCGCGTTAATGGTTGTGGA AGCCCAAAACCAACCTCGGAGCCTCCAGTGGCTGTGTGTCTTCCTGAAGAAGAGGCCAAAGGGAGGGAAGATGCCCTCCAAGCTGCAcctgctgccactgcagggCCTGAGCATCCAGCATCA AGTGCAAGGGCAGCGTCAGCACCTGCTCTGGCTGCCTCTGTACCTGAGGAAGAGGCTGAAGAGGAGGAAGGTGCCAATGaacctgtccctgctgtcagcCCATGGCCTGAGCAGGCAACATCA AGCTCCACGTCCTCTGTCGCTGCACCTGCACAAAGTTCAGCTGCAGGCTCTGAAGAAGCCTCCAGGCCTGAAGCTGGAAACTTCAGCACGAGCAGCTCGTGCACCTGGAGCACGAGTAGTTCCTCTGGCAGCACAGATGGTCTGCGTGAGAGGAAAAAGGATGAATGCCTGGCCATGCTGA GGATGCTGGTGAGCGAGGGAGATCCAGAGGCTAAATACACAGAACTGGAAACTATTGGCAAAGG GGGTTTTGGCACTGTGTGCACGGCAGTGGAGACTGCCACGGGAGAAGAG GTGGCCATAAAGAAAATCAGTCTGCTGGAAGACAGCAGCAGTGAACTGTGTGTGAATGAAATCCAGGTCATGCGTGACAACAGGAACTCCAACATTGTGAACTACATAGACAG cTACCTGGTTGACGAGGACCTCTGGCTCGTGATGGAATACATGGACGGAGGTTCTTTGCACGATGTCATTAGAGAGACTCGTATGGCAGAAGGAGAGATAGCAACTGTCTCTCGGGAG tGCCTGCAAGGCCTGGATTTCCTTCACTGCAAGCAAGTGATCCACCGAGACATCAAAAGCCACAACATTCTCCTGGGCTTGGACGGATCTGTCAAGCTGG ctgatTTTGGCCTCGCTGCTCAGCTCACTGCTGAGCAGAACAAACGGAGATCAGCTGTTGGGACTACTTACTGGATGGCGCCAGAAACTTTCCTCAGGAAGCCCTATGGCCCCAAAGTGGACATCTGGTCCCTTGGCATCGTGGGGATTGAGATGGTGGAAGGAGCGCCTCCTTACCTGATGAAAACCTCCCGCACG GTTCAACAGCTGATAAGCTCCGGGGGCTCCCCAAAGCTGCAGAACCCCAGGCAGCAGTCGCCTTGGTTGCGAGACTTTCTGCACTGCTGCCTGGAGACAGACGAGGACAGGCGCTGGTCTGCCCAGGAGCTTCTGCAG CATCCGTTTGTAACCTCAGCCAAGCCACCCTCCAGCCTGACGCCTCTGATCATGGCAGCGCAGCAGTTTATGGCCGACAGGAGATACTAG